TATAGCCGCTCACCCACGAAGGGCTGCAGTAGCTCAGGAAGTCGCTGTGAGCTTCGGGTCCGAGCACGCGCTGTTCCATGGCGCTGAAACCCCAGCTGCCCAGCGCGGCTCGGGCATAAGGAAAGTCCGGATCGACATCATGGGTGTCGCCGCAAGGCGCGTGCTTGCGTCCATGCGCGTGCGCGAGCTCGTGCACGAGCGTGTTGACCGTCGAAAGCTCGTCGTAGCCGAGGCCGACGCCGACCCTGAGCTGCCAGTCCGCCGGACCCGCCTCGGGGGCAAGCCCGCCCACGCAGCTGCCCTTGCAGAACACGTCATTCGACACGGCCGGGTTGGCGAGCCCGTAGTAGTACATGTCCGCCGGCGCGGCGTCGGCCTGGCGCAGCTCGACCAGCCGCTGCAGCAGCTCGGCCCAGCCTTGACCCTCGCGGCGCACCACCACGTCCGAGGCCACCGGTTCGCGCACGCTGAGCTCGACCGAGCTCACCGGGTAGAGCTCGAGCAGGCGCTCGCGAAATGCCTCGAGCTGCGCTGCCGGCAGCTCCGGCAGCCGGTTCGAGCCGTCGGCGGCATATCGGATAGGCACCAGGCGCACCCTCAGGGGCCCGAGGCGCTCGGCTGCAAGCGAAGCGTGGCCTTCCCGTGGCCAGCGCACCTGCCCAACCTGTCCGGTCGCGCTCTTTGCTCCAGCACCCTGGCTATCCGCACGCTCATCAACCGCGTCCTGCCCTACCGCTCCGTCGGCCCGCACCACGGCCGCCGTCTCAAGCAGCTCCACCCTCACTGCTGCGGCCTCGGTGACCTGATCGGAACGAAGCCGGAAATTGATGCTGCTGCCCAGGTCCGCCTCGCTCGAAGCCAGCTCGACCCGTTGCGTCCGCTCGAGGACCTTCGCCCCACCCGGAACGCCGGCGAGGCTCAAGCGCACCGTAACCTCGCGCGGCTGCCACGACTCGTCCGGACGCACGAATACGCGCAGGGTAGCCTCGCGCCCTGCAACCACGGGGGCGTTCCGCTGCTCGGGTTCCACCATGCGGCGCATCAGCGGGACCTTGACGCTCTGGTAGATCGCCACCTCGGCCAGCCCGAGACCGCGGGCGTAGTCTGACCTGGTGGCGGCCACGGGACCCTCCGAAGCAGGCTGCGAGGCATCCGCAGGCCGCTCCTCGCCCAGAGGAGCCGCTCCTACGCAGGCTGAGAGCAGTGTCGAACCCCATACGAGCTGTGCCAGTTTCCGCCACGAGCCGAGCCCCGTGCGTGACGGGCGAGACACCACGGGAACCTTGGGCGTCGAACCAAGACCAGGAAATCTCCGACCCGATACCTGAGGCATTGACACACCCTAGCACACCCCGCACAAATTTCAATAGGAACATATTATTATGTTTTTAATGAAAGTCACCAGCCATCGCTCGTGTCGGGGCCGCTTACCCAGCCAGCGATTCCGGCCCTCAAAAAACGCAACCGGCGCCGTTCAAGCGACACACGTGCCGCCCAGGGCAGCATGCGAGACGGCTGCGGACGAAGCCGTAAGCCCAGGGGAGACACTCATGACGACACGTTACCTTGCCCGCTTTCTGGTCCCGCTGGTCATCGTATTCACCCCAGCGTGCGGCAACGAGCTCGGAAGCACGGACACGGGCGCGACGGGCGGGATCGGGGGGTTCACTGCCTACGGTGGGATTGGGGGCGCTGGCGGGATCGGAGGAACGGGGACCGCGACTGGAACGGGGACGGGAACGGGGACGGGAACCGGGACCGGAAGCGGCACGGGTACTGGAACGGGGACCGGGACGGGGTCCGGGACGGGAACCGGTAGTGGGATGAGTCCCCCGGCGGCGCCGGTAGTCACTGCACCGGCGCCCAACGATCGCGTGAGCGGGACCGTAACCGTGTCCGGCAGCGGCGAGCCGCTCGCGCAGGTCCACGTCGAGATCCATGACGAGGCAACGTCCGTTGGCACGGGCGCGGGCACGGTCGCCGGCGATGGTGGATTCGAGCTGTCGGTCGACTACATGCCCCCAGCGAACTCCACCCCGCTCACCGTGAGCGTGCACCTGAGCAACGACCATGGCGCCTCCGACATAGTGACCATCCCGGTGGTGCACAAGGATCGCTTCAACATACGGGGAACCGTCTCGCAGGTAATGGGCACCCGGGGCGGCTTGCTCGACGGGGAGAAGGTGCACGTCCGGCTCTACGACTCTGCCGGCATCGAGGACATCCCCAACCACATCGCCGAGACCGTGGTCAACGTGACCGAGGATATGCCGGCGGTCGCGCTCCCCTACGAGCTCTCGGTCATCGACGGCACCTACTACGTGCGTGCGTTCCGTGACTCTTTCGGCCCCCGCAGGAGCCCGCCGGACGGACAGCCGACCATCGAGTTCGACGCGCAGACTCGGTTGCAGCAGGTCATGGTCGACGGCACAGACCGCGACGTTTACTTGACCCTGTCGGCTCGCAGCGCAGGCACGGAAAACCTCCGCTACGATGGTTTCAACGCCTACGCATACAACGAAACGGCCGAGGCCGAGCCCCCCATCTACGTAACCGGCTCCGGCGACCAGGCGCTCGGAGATGGACTGTGCGGGGGCTTCTACCTCGTCATGACCGCCTTCATGCCCGCCTGGACGGGCAGCACCCCCGCGGGGGTGAGCGCCCCAAGAGTGAAGCTGCCCGACGGCTCGCTCGTCACCCTGCTCGACGACGGCGGCTGTGGCAAGGCTGTGCACGACAACACGAGCTCGAGCTTCGACACCGGTGCCGGCGACGGCGACTTCAGCTTCGGCGTGCTCGATCCGGCGCCCGAGCACGCTGGCGACTACACCCTCTTCTTCCACCAGTCCACGGATGACTTCATCCACATCGAAGTGGACCGCATCAAGGCTGTCACCAAGCTCTCGCGCGCCATGTTCCCCACTTCACCGACCGGTGCCAGCGCCAACACCAACCTGCAGCCCACGCTGACCTGGAACCCCGTCCAGAATGCGAGCACCTACCGCGTGCACCTGACCTCGGCCGACGAAAGCACCTACTCCAACTGGACCGATCCGAACGCCACCGTACTCGGTACCTCGTACACGCCCGCCATGCCGCTGGCCGACGCAACGGCGTACTGCGTGAGCATGACCGCCTACGACGCCGACCCTGCCAGCGGCGACTACGACGCAGCCGCCGAGGGCGTGCAGAGCCACTTCGTCACCGACACCAGCGGCATGCACACCATCACCGTCTCGGGCGAGCTTGTCGATCACACGAACCAGAAGAAGCCCTACCTCGTGGCCGCGAGCGAAAACGGACAAGCTCTCGCGAGCGTATACCTGCCCGCCGAGTCGACAAACTACCAGCTGACCGTGCTCGGCTCGAGCTTCGCCGACGCCGGCGAGCTCACCGGGCACATCGACGCCGACGGCAGCGGCGACCCCTACAGCCCCGAAAACCTCCTGTACACACGCGCCCTCATCAACCTCGACTTCAGCGCGAACCTGACGCAAGACCTGCAGCTCGATCCCCCCATCGATCTCCTCGCCCCGGCCCAGGATGCGGTGGTGGGCACTGCGCCCACCCTCTCCTGGCACGCCTACACCTCGCCCGGCCTGACAGGCCCTTGGAGCTACGTCGTCTACCTCGACAACCCCACCAGCGGCACGGACCTGCCCGACAACATGCTCGCCCTCCCGAGCGCCGTGACCACGCTCGTTCTCATGAGCCCACCCGCCCTTGCCGAGGATGCCCTCGACGTGGGCTTCCACATGACCTGCACCGACGCCGGCGGCACCCCC
This DNA window, taken from Pseudomonadota bacterium, encodes the following:
- a CDS encoding M66 family metalloprotease; translated protein: MAATRSDYARGLGLAEVAIYQSVKVPLMRRMVEPEQRNAPVVAGREATLRVFVRPDESWQPREVTVRLSLAGVPGGAKVLERTQRVELASSEADLGSSINFRLRSDQVTEAAAVRVELLETAAVVRADGAVGQDAVDERADSQGAGAKSATGQVGQVRWPREGHASLAAERLGPLRVRLVPIRYAADGSNRLPELPAAQLEAFRERLLELYPVSSVELSVREPVASDVVVRREGQGWAELLQRLVELRQADAAPADMYYYGLANPAVSNDVFCKGSCVGGLAPEAGPADWQLRVGVGLGYDELSTVNTLVHELAHAHGRKHAPCGDTHDVDPDFPYARAALGSWGFSAMEQRVLGPEAHSDFLSYCSPSWVSGYTYGALAERIRSVATGAQSARADEDASTAAEPPQWRTLVVEQDGSMRWGEQPIQWRGPAGAPERPATMLHVRDASGRPLSITAYR
- a CDS encoding Gmad2 immunoglobulin-like domain-containing protein, producing the protein MTTRYLARFLVPLVIVFTPACGNELGSTDTGATGGIGGFTAYGGIGGAGGIGGTGTATGTGTGTGTGTGTGSGTGTGTGTGTGSGTGTGSGMSPPAAPVVTAPAPNDRVSGTVTVSGSGEPLAQVHVEIHDEATSVGTGAGTVAGDGGFELSVDYMPPANSTPLTVSVHLSNDHGASDIVTIPVVHKDRFNIRGTVSQVMGTRGGLLDGEKVHVRLYDSAGIEDIPNHIAETVVNVTEDMPAVALPYELSVIDGTYYVRAFRDSFGPRRSPPDGQPTIEFDAQTRLQQVMVDGTDRDVYLTLSARSAGTENLRYDGFNAYAYNETAEAEPPIYVTGSGDQALGDGLCGGFYLVMTAFMPAWTGSTPAGVSAPRVKLPDGSLVTLLDDGGCGKAVHDNTSSSFDTGAGDGDFSFGVLDPAPEHAGDYTLFFHQSTDDFIHIEVDRIKAVTKLSRAMFPTSPTGASANTNLQPTLTWNPVQNASTYRVHLTSADESTYSNWTDPNATVLGTSYTPAMPLADATAYCVSMTAYDADPASGDYDAAAEGVQSHFVTDTSGMHTITVSGELVDHTNQKKPYLVAASENGQALASVYLPAESTNYQLTVLGSSFADAGELTGHIDADGSGDPYSPENLLYTRALINLDFSANLTQDLQLDPPIDLLAPAQDAVVGTAPTLSWHAYTSPGLTGPWSYVVYLDNPTSGTDLPDNMLALPSAVTTLVLMSPPALAEDALDVGFHMTCTDAGGTPVYNAPASPTCSGATALPFTPDLSASLSWDWGVIIVPCDFSDYATSPGTYAGCVAHALDTINPIHAWSPVRTFRTQ